From Streptomyces sp. NBC_00370, a single genomic window includes:
- a CDS encoding alanine racemase, which produces MFLDTVLTRNAALVETATALHASGAIPPDTYVMDADAIESNAALLAAEAQRLGLSLWFVVKQLGRNPALIRAIARHIPAFAAIDPAEARTLHATGARAGNLGHLVQIPRRDLPEMLAWRPEAVTVFDLANARAVSDAARELGFVQDVFVRLEGAAGSVYPGQEGGVPLDGLDTFAEAAEELPGIRIAGVTAFPCVLCDPATGVPAPTPNFELAVKARDLLAARGHERLGLSAPSATAMATLPLLAELGATHGEPGHSLTGTTPLHAVDAHQPEQPAYVYVSEVAHTLADGRHALYGGGFYARAGIKAALLPRTGLRLPVQDSPAENIDYYRLTDAAPAVRAGDTAVLAFRTQIFVTRSTVAVVAGLSTGAPRLTGLYDAHGRPLQGAP; this is translated from the coding sequence GTGTTCCTCGACACCGTCCTCACCCGCAACGCAGCGCTCGTCGAGACGGCGACCGCGCTGCACGCCTCCGGCGCCATCCCGCCCGACACGTACGTCATGGACGCGGACGCCATCGAGTCCAACGCCGCTCTCCTCGCCGCCGAGGCCCAACGGCTCGGCCTCAGCCTGTGGTTCGTCGTCAAACAGCTCGGCCGCAACCCCGCGCTGATCCGCGCCATCGCCCGGCACATCCCCGCCTTCGCGGCGATCGACCCGGCCGAGGCCCGCACCCTGCACGCCACCGGCGCGCGGGCCGGCAACCTCGGCCACCTCGTACAGATCCCGCGCCGCGACCTGCCCGAGATGCTGGCCTGGCGGCCCGAGGCGGTCACCGTCTTCGACCTGGCCAACGCCCGCGCCGTCTCCGACGCCGCACGCGAACTCGGCTTCGTCCAGGACGTGTTCGTACGCCTCGAAGGCGCGGCGGGATCCGTCTACCCGGGCCAGGAAGGCGGCGTACCCCTCGACGGCCTCGACACGTTCGCCGAAGCCGCCGAGGAGCTGCCCGGCATCCGTATCGCCGGCGTCACCGCTTTCCCCTGCGTGCTGTGCGACCCGGCCACCGGCGTGCCCGCCCCCACGCCCAACTTCGAACTCGCCGTCAAGGCACGCGATCTGCTCGCCGCGCGCGGCCACGAGCGGCTGGGTCTCAGCGCCCCGAGCGCCACGGCCATGGCGACGCTCCCGCTGCTCGCCGAACTCGGCGCGACCCACGGCGAACCAGGCCACTCCCTCACCGGCACCACCCCGCTGCACGCGGTCGACGCGCATCAGCCGGAGCAGCCCGCCTACGTGTACGTCAGCGAGGTCGCGCACACCCTCGCCGACGGCAGACACGCGCTGTACGGCGGCGGCTTCTACGCACGCGCCGGGATCAAGGCGGCGCTGCTGCCCCGTACCGGACTGCGGCTGCCGGTCCAGGACTCCCCCGCCGAGAACATCGACTACTACCGGCTGACAGACGCGGCGCCCGCCGTCCGGGCGGGCGACACCGCCGTCCTCGCCTTCCGCACCCAGATCTTCGTCACCCGCTCGACCGTCGCCGTCGTCGCGGGCCTGTCCACCGGCGCGCCCCGGCTGACCGGCCTGTACGACGCGCACGGCCGGCCGCTGCAAGGAGCGCCATGA
- a CDS encoding aminotransferase class V-fold PLP-dependent enzyme, with product MAAPQTPVHLPTTYPLATVGVDEAVRVQYRLLEHTAAHFEGTQLFETDAGVVPGLGRPRTTARVEAVLAGHFGAEDAALVQGAGTGAIRAALQAAVSPGDPLLIHRAPVYRTTAVTLRGLGVRTVEADFNDPAELRQALASGRFRWAYVQHSRQRLADSYDPAEVIAACAEAGIRTVVDDNYAVMRVPASGVELGADASCFSLFKLHGPEGVGAVVGSRDLVEHIRADNYSGGGQVQGAQALDALRALTHVPVMWAIQSRVGAEVADRLAAGEVPGVAEVRIANAQDRCLLVRLERPVARQLPAVAAKYGAAPYPVGSNSRYEITPLFYRMSSSSLDDTPELADWTVRINPMRAGADLVVEILRRSLLDLEG from the coding sequence ATGGCCGCACCACAGACGCCCGTACACCTGCCCACGACCTACCCGCTGGCGACGGTCGGCGTCGACGAGGCGGTCCGCGTCCAGTACCGGCTGCTCGAACACACCGCTGCGCACTTCGAGGGCACCCAGCTCTTCGAGACCGACGCCGGTGTCGTACCCGGCCTCGGCAGGCCCCGTACGACCGCACGCGTCGAAGCGGTGCTCGCCGGGCACTTCGGCGCCGAGGACGCGGCCCTCGTCCAGGGCGCGGGCACCGGCGCGATCCGGGCCGCGCTCCAGGCCGCCGTCTCCCCCGGCGACCCGCTCCTCATCCACCGGGCACCCGTCTACCGCACCACCGCCGTCACGCTGCGCGGCCTCGGGGTGCGCACCGTCGAGGCCGACTTCAACGACCCGGCCGAGCTGCGCCAGGCGCTCGCCTCCGGCCGGTTCCGCTGGGCGTACGTCCAGCACAGCCGCCAGCGGCTCGCCGACTCGTACGACCCCGCCGAGGTGATCGCCGCCTGCGCCGAAGCGGGCATACGCACCGTCGTGGACGACAACTACGCCGTCATGCGGGTCCCCGCCTCCGGGGTGGAACTCGGCGCCGACGCCTCCTGCTTCTCACTGTTCAAGCTGCACGGCCCCGAGGGGGTCGGCGCCGTCGTCGGCTCCCGCGACCTGGTGGAACACATCCGCGCCGACAACTACTCCGGCGGCGGCCAGGTGCAGGGCGCGCAGGCGCTCGACGCGCTGCGCGCCCTCACGCACGTGCCCGTCATGTGGGCGATCCAGTCGCGGGTGGGCGCCGAGGTCGCCGACCGGCTCGCGGCGGGCGAGGTACCGGGCGTCGCGGAAGTCCGTATCGCCAACGCGCAGGACCGCTGCCTGCTTGTCCGGCTGGAGCGGCCCGTCGCCCGCCAACTGCCCGCGGTGGCGGCGAAGTACGGCGCGGCGCCCTACCCGGTCGGCTCCAACTCCCGTTACGAGATCACCCCGCTCTTCTACCGGATGTCCAGCTCGTCGCTGGACGACACCCCCGAACTCGCCGACTGGACCGTACGGATCAACCCCATGCGCGCCGGCGCCGATCTCGTCGTCGAGATCCTGCGCCGTTCGCTGCTCGACCTGGAGGGCTGA
- a CDS encoding phosphotriesterase family protein, whose product MQHHLHTVAGPLPVSAVRGPALAHEHLVLDLDRTDSGEAVIDGRHTAAVTAELAALRDEFDLALVIELTCRGMGRDPRALARIAAESGVAVVAATGWYYEPFHPREIADAGVEQLTDTLVREITDGIGDTGVTPGVLGEIGSHGDRPSEPETRALLASAHAAVATGLSLATHAQLGHGGLAQLDLLTGAGLAPHRISVGHQDLLDDPAVHRALAASGAYVAFDTVGKSAYQSDDTRLRLLLALLEAGHADRVLLSCDISRHGYLTSEGGQGYGHLFRSFLPKARAAGVDDDLVDLMTRRNPLRFLTGADVEEI is encoded by the coding sequence ATGCAGCACCATCTCCACACCGTCGCCGGGCCGTTGCCCGTGTCCGCCGTGCGCGGCCCGGCCCTGGCGCACGAACATCTGGTACTCGACCTCGACAGGACCGACAGCGGCGAAGCCGTCATCGACGGCCGGCACACCGCCGCCGTCACGGCCGAACTGGCCGCTCTGCGCGACGAGTTCGACCTGGCCCTGGTCATCGAGCTGACCTGCCGCGGAATGGGCCGCGACCCGCGCGCGCTGGCCCGGATCGCGGCGGAGTCCGGCGTCGCCGTGGTCGCGGCCACCGGCTGGTACTACGAGCCGTTCCACCCGCGGGAGATCGCGGACGCCGGCGTCGAGCAGCTCACCGACACGCTCGTCCGGGAGATCACCGACGGCATCGGCGACACCGGCGTCACACCCGGGGTGCTCGGCGAGATCGGCAGCCACGGCGACCGGCCGTCCGAGCCGGAGACCCGCGCGCTCCTCGCCTCCGCGCACGCCGCCGTCGCCACCGGCCTCTCCCTCGCCACCCACGCCCAGCTCGGCCACGGCGGACTCGCCCAGCTCGACCTGCTCACCGGCGCCGGCCTCGCACCGCACCGGATCTCCGTCGGCCACCAGGACCTGCTGGACGACCCGGCGGTCCACCGCGCACTCGCGGCGAGCGGCGCGTACGTCGCGTTCGACACCGTCGGCAAATCGGCCTACCAGAGCGACGACACCCGGCTGCGGCTGCTGCTCGCGCTGCTCGAAGCGGGCCACGCCGACCGGGTCCTGCTCAGCTGCGACATCTCCCGGCACGGCTACCTCACCTCCGAGGGCGGCCAGGGATACGGGCACCTCTTCCGGTCCTTCCTGCCGAAGGCACGCGCCGCAGGGGTGGACGACGACCTGGTGGACCTGATGACCCGCCGCAACCCCCTGCGCTTCCTCACCGGCGCCGACGTCGAGGAGATCTGA
- a CDS encoding YhfT family protein — translation MNTLAASTNHLDFTLAQQLTVIVLAALTAFISHMALAVFNDGTRPFMLDFIQGRSSRSATAAVSFGLSAGFIFGLGAPMALSSGVLNPWLLFLPTDILGILAFRKWLAPLLGGAWGALIVFGLGGTNNLAHKLPVDFLTAMQQMSTPILFLFTLFPVLAITKQFGRARGGIAAVIELAFVIMTMKLWPNVFAGSLAMAAGVLMLIGFAVRKDLLQRKADRAAFAAEGTTDTGPQEADPDDPMVSLFSASAARLRRYLPLFMLLGAGVCALAQMHIFGGGEATSFLIAKGQYSEAAQVDFYRVFGFIPLIATTALASGAYGIAGFTLVYPIGYLMPNPILAAVVGAVVFALEVLALSYIGKLLGKLPSVRDSSEHLRSAITETLSLAILFGSLLAANVMGGGLAILIVGGLYLINEAMGRPVVRMAAAPAAVIVGGILLNVLYWLDLFTPVKG, via the coding sequence GTGAACACCCTCGCAGCGAGCACCAACCATCTGGACTTCACGCTCGCCCAGCAACTGACCGTCATCGTGCTCGCCGCGCTCACCGCGTTCATCTCGCACATGGCCCTGGCCGTCTTCAACGACGGCACCCGCCCCTTCATGCTCGACTTCATCCAGGGGCGCTCGTCCCGCAGCGCAACGGCGGCGGTGTCCTTCGGCCTCTCCGCCGGGTTCATCTTCGGCCTCGGCGCGCCGATGGCCCTGTCCTCCGGCGTCCTCAACCCGTGGCTGCTGTTCCTGCCGACCGACATCCTCGGCATCCTGGCGTTCCGGAAGTGGCTCGCGCCGCTGCTCGGCGGCGCCTGGGGCGCGCTGATCGTCTTCGGTCTCGGCGGCACCAACAACCTGGCGCACAAGCTGCCCGTCGACTTCCTGACGGCGATGCAGCAGATGTCGACGCCGATCCTGTTCCTGTTCACGCTGTTCCCGGTGCTCGCCATCACCAAGCAGTTCGGCCGGGCGCGCGGCGGGATCGCCGCCGTGATCGAGCTGGCCTTCGTGATCATGACGATGAAGCTGTGGCCGAACGTCTTCGCCGGCTCGCTCGCGATGGCCGCCGGGGTGCTGATGCTCATCGGCTTCGCCGTCCGCAAGGACCTGCTCCAGCGCAAGGCCGACCGGGCCGCCTTCGCCGCCGAGGGCACGACGGACACCGGACCGCAGGAAGCGGACCCGGACGACCCCATGGTGTCGCTGTTCAGCGCCAGCGCCGCCCGGCTGCGCCGCTACCTGCCGCTGTTCATGCTGCTCGGCGCCGGCGTCTGCGCACTGGCCCAGATGCACATATTCGGCGGTGGTGAGGCCACCAGCTTCCTGATCGCCAAGGGGCAGTACAGCGAGGCGGCGCAGGTCGACTTCTACCGCGTCTTCGGCTTCATCCCGCTGATCGCGACGACCGCCCTCGCCTCCGGCGCGTACGGCATCGCCGGTTTCACGCTCGTGTACCCCATCGGCTACCTCATGCCGAACCCGATCCTCGCCGCCGTCGTCGGCGCCGTCGTCTTCGCCCTCGAAGTGCTGGCCCTGTCGTACATCGGCAAGCTCCTCGGCAAGCTGCCGAGCGTGCGCGACTCCTCCGAGCACCTGCGCAGCGCCATCACCGAGACGCTGTCCCTGGCCATCCTCTTCGGCTCGCTGCTCGCGGCGAACGTCATGGGCGGCGGTCTCGCGATCCTCATCGTCGGCGGGCTCTACCTGATCAACGAGGCGATGGGCCGGCCCGTCGTACGCATGGCGGCCGCGCCGGCGGCCGTCATCGTCGGCGGCATCCTGCTCAACGTCCTGTACTGGCTCGACCTCTTCACCCCGGTCAAGGGCTAG
- a CDS encoding DUF2620 domain-containing protein: MTKILTGGVGKTEVAGIVSKLGIDGIEIAVSNDMDAAMKLRGGQADFYLGTCHTGAGASLGVLVGLLGKPLCHTFGRSVPTEDEVTALLAEGKKVFGFAIDQIDAVAPVMARAIAARG; the protein is encoded by the coding sequence ATGACGAAGATCCTCACCGGAGGCGTCGGCAAGACCGAGGTCGCCGGCATCGTCTCCAAGCTCGGCATCGACGGCATCGAGATCGCCGTCTCCAACGACATGGACGCGGCGATGAAGCTCCGCGGCGGCCAGGCCGACTTCTACCTCGGCACCTGCCACACCGGCGCGGGCGCCTCCCTCGGCGTGCTCGTCGGCCTGCTCGGCAAGCCGCTCTGCCACACCTTCGGCCGCTCGGTCCCCACCGAGGACGAGGTCACCGCCCTGCTCGCCGAAGGCAAGAAGGTCTTCGGCTTCGCCATCGACCAGATCGACGCCGTGGCGCCGGTCATGGCCCGCGCCATCGCCGCGCGCGGCTGA
- a CDS encoding PRD domain-containing protein codes for MDDQLALRIQLFRESGQVRPEVAAFVTGELTALADEGRTVTEDTAGMLTSHLMMALTRLLDGEPIENFTTDEQVAAELDDHPEAVARSRAVSARAGRELGTPLPDSEINFLALHLAVLAQNSPA; via the coding sequence ATGGACGACCAGCTCGCCCTCCGCATCCAGCTCTTCCGGGAGAGCGGTCAGGTACGCCCCGAGGTCGCGGCTTTCGTGACCGGTGAGCTGACCGCGCTCGCCGACGAGGGCCGCACCGTCACCGAGGACACCGCGGGCATGCTCACCAGCCATCTGATGATGGCGCTGACCAGGCTCCTCGACGGCGAACCCATCGAGAACTTCACAACCGACGAGCAGGTGGCGGCCGAGCTCGACGACCACCCCGAGGCGGTCGCCAGGTCCCGGGCGGTCTCCGCGCGGGCCGGACGTGAGCTGGGCACACCGCTGCCCGACTCGGAGATCAACTTCCTCGCGCTGCACCTCGCCGTACTCGCCCAGAACTCCCCCGCCTGA
- the yhfZ gene encoding GntR family transcriptional regulator YhfZ — protein sequence MTAFDERFLTRNGLAARQLAVLLLNHEPDTRLPRVRDFAEELGVGNGTVQAALQLLENAEAIETTARGHLGTFLVRSDRAVLWRLSGLGTLLAAMPLPYSRRYEGLATGLRSAFEEAGAPFAITFMRGAGARTTALLEGKVDLVVLSRFAADRLIEEHPVELVADLGPATYVGAHGLLLRHGITQDSAGLRVAVDHASEDGRMLAERVFAGRTDIEWVEASYMQLRELFERDLADATVWNLDEAQDRLGAGVDVLPLGDEINRDLSLRNSSAAIIGRTEGAKALGAVRDSLDLSIVTSVQTQVLRHERTPSY from the coding sequence GTGACAGCCTTCGACGAGCGCTTCCTGACGCGCAACGGGCTCGCGGCCCGGCAGCTCGCGGTTCTTCTGCTGAACCACGAGCCGGACACCCGGCTGCCGCGCGTCCGTGACTTCGCCGAGGAGCTGGGCGTCGGCAACGGGACCGTACAGGCGGCGCTCCAGCTGCTGGAGAACGCCGAGGCCATAGAGACCACGGCCCGCGGCCATCTCGGCACGTTCCTGGTCCGCTCGGACCGGGCCGTCCTGTGGCGGCTGTCCGGCCTCGGCACCCTGCTCGCCGCGATGCCCCTGCCGTACTCGCGCCGCTACGAGGGGCTTGCCACGGGGCTGCGCTCCGCGTTCGAGGAGGCGGGCGCGCCCTTCGCGATCACCTTCATGCGCGGCGCCGGCGCCCGGACGACCGCGCTGCTCGAAGGCAAGGTCGACCTCGTGGTGCTCTCGCGCTTCGCGGCGGACCGGCTGATCGAGGAACACCCGGTGGAGCTGGTGGCCGACCTCGGCCCCGCCACCTATGTCGGTGCCCACGGGCTGCTGCTGCGGCACGGCATCACTCAGGACTCCGCCGGGCTGCGGGTCGCCGTCGACCACGCGTCGGAGGACGGGCGGATGCTCGCCGAGCGCGTCTTCGCCGGGCGCACCGACATCGAGTGGGTCGAGGCGTCGTACATGCAGCTGCGGGAGCTTTTCGAACGTGACCTTGCCGACGCCACGGTCTGGAACCTGGACGAGGCGCAGGACCGGCTCGGCGCCGGGGTGGACGTCCTGCCGCTCGGCGACGAGATCAACCGCGACCTTTCGCTACGCAACTCCAGCGCGGCGATCATCGGCAGAACCGAAGGGGCGAAGGCGCTCGGCGCCGTACGCGACTCGCTCGACCTGTCGATCGTGACCTCCGTACAGACGCAGGTACTGCGCCATGAACGGACGCCTTCGTACTGA